Proteins encoded by one window of Tunturibacter psychrotolerans:
- the dhaL gene encoding dihydroxyacetone kinase subunit DhaL translates to MKKFINRPEDVVQEMLQGLTVLHPGSSTLSGHKVVVRAKRGQAADRQVAVISGGGSGHEPAHIGYIGEGMLSAAVVGEVFTSPSADSVFSAIKAVATKCGVLLVVKNYTGDRLNFGLAAEMARSEGISVEMIIVDDDVALKDVEQATGARGLAGTVFIHKLMGAAADEGKSLAELAIEGRAAVGSLATMGVSFSAGTSPTVGKPSFQLGEREMELGLGIHGEPGAIRTELQPADKLTETLLTTILKHGKFGDEKRVAVMLNNLGAVTEMELAIVARHARPFLENKGITVERIYAGTFLSSLDMAGISISVLGVNDERLRWLDAATSAPGWPNAPKQRPGNPETRIATAVDTKVNSPTGIGAQSEKGRKTKQAIDAACNALIAAKDELTEMDRVTGDGDLGISMERAARAVQSAVGSYLLDDAPATLKALGHTLRLELGGSSGPLYGVFFLRCGSVLKSSGETGLAKWADSLDQGCRAISELGGAKPGDRSMLDALDPFVKALKKSADGNVSRKTVMDAVEAAERGAEATARMKPHVGRSSYLGDRVLGYPDPGAKAVTIWLRSACEALVE, encoded by the coding sequence ATGAAAAAGTTCATTAACCGCCCGGAAGACGTCGTGCAAGAAATGCTGCAAGGGCTGACGGTGCTTCACCCAGGCTCCTCCACTCTGTCGGGACATAAAGTCGTCGTCCGCGCGAAGAGAGGGCAAGCTGCTGACCGACAGGTTGCAGTGATCTCCGGAGGAGGCAGCGGACATGAGCCCGCGCATATAGGCTACATCGGTGAAGGCATGCTCAGCGCTGCTGTGGTCGGAGAAGTCTTCACTTCGCCAAGCGCTGATTCCGTCTTTTCAGCGATCAAGGCGGTCGCGACAAAATGCGGAGTGTTGCTGGTGGTCAAAAACTACACCGGCGATAGACTGAACTTCGGTCTGGCTGCCGAAATGGCGCGCTCTGAAGGTATTTCTGTCGAAATGATCATCGTGGACGATGACGTTGCCTTGAAGGATGTAGAACAGGCCACGGGTGCGCGCGGTCTCGCTGGGACTGTTTTCATCCACAAGTTGATGGGGGCTGCCGCGGACGAGGGCAAGAGCCTGGCTGAATTAGCAATAGAGGGAAGAGCTGCGGTCGGGTCTTTGGCGACCATGGGTGTTTCGTTTTCGGCGGGCACCTCGCCCACAGTCGGAAAGCCGAGCTTTCAGCTCGGCGAGCGAGAGATGGAACTTGGTCTCGGTATTCATGGAGAGCCAGGGGCAATACGGACGGAACTACAGCCAGCGGACAAATTGACGGAGACATTGCTGACCACAATTCTGAAGCACGGTAAGTTTGGCGACGAAAAGCGCGTGGCTGTGATGCTAAATAATTTAGGGGCAGTTACAGAGATGGAGCTCGCGATCGTGGCCCGCCATGCAAGACCTTTCCTCGAGAACAAAGGAATCACGGTGGAGCGAATCTATGCGGGAACATTCCTCTCGTCGCTTGACATGGCTGGCATCTCGATCTCCGTTCTCGGTGTAAACGATGAGCGGCTGCGTTGGCTCGATGCAGCGACTTCGGCCCCTGGGTGGCCAAACGCCCCGAAACAAAGGCCGGGCAACCCGGAAACGCGAATCGCCACGGCGGTCGATACAAAGGTGAACTCGCCGACCGGCATCGGCGCGCAATCCGAGAAGGGCAGAAAAACAAAGCAGGCCATCGACGCCGCATGCAACGCGCTGATCGCCGCCAAAGATGAACTTACGGAGATGGACCGCGTAACGGGCGACGGCGACCTGGGTATTAGCATGGAGCGCGCAGCCAGGGCTGTGCAGAGCGCGGTGGGGTCGTATCTTTTGGACGATGCTCCCGCCACGCTCAAAGCGCTTGGCCATACTCTACGACTTGAACTTGGTGGATCTTCAGGACCTCTTTACGGAGTGTTTTTCCTGCGTTGCGGCAGTGTTCTGAAGAGCTCAGGGGAAACCGGATTAGCGAAGTGGGCCGACTCGCTCGATCAGGGCTGCCGAGCCATTAGCGAACTTGGCGGCGCGAAGCCGGGCGATCGGTCCATGCTGGATGCTCTGGATCCATTCGTGAAGGCATTGAAGAAGAGTGCCGACGGAAACGTTTCGCGCAAAACAGTTATGGACGCGGTCGAAGCGGCGGAGCGCGGCGCCGAGGCAACGGCCCGGATGAAACCACATGTGGGCCGGTCCAGTTATTTAGGGGATCGCGTGCTCGGCTACCCCGATCCAGGCGCGAAAGCGGTCACCATTTGGTTGCGCTCAGCCTGCGAGGCCCTTGTCGAATAA
- a CDS encoding TonB-dependent siderophore receptor produces the protein MNQTLSPCGFYLCCTTVLLSIVVQGADAFGYAGQNNALNSSCSVSPSASFADLTIKVTDPTGAVVDRAEIEARCGVTVVTGITSSDGAATIHLRSGNYTLTSSAPGFAKKTLEVHLPLNAPLSIKMDLGSATDIVNVSGDSGFVPYASNAGSKTNALLIEVPQSISIVSEREMEARGVITVNEALRYTPGIQADEYGVEPRFDWLKIRGFDAQTFGIFRDGMRFNSLAGKLDPFELESVEVLKGPSSVLYGELPPGGLINQVTKRPSAERSTMIEAQFGAYDRRQGAIDSTGSFDRDQVFRYRLLGLIRDSDTQTNFTPDNRRLIAPALTWHPSERTNLTVLADYQHDGSKWSQFLPANGTLYNTNPNGIIPVSTFLGEPDYDKVTRDQASIGYTGDHLFADGWNLHSNYRYQYIDFKGRTIVGAGFDGASLTDVSRYLFASPNTNRFNTVDTRALRRFTTGKWEQTVLFGYDYQHIAQRAMGFYLFGVGDLNIYHPVYGQTTIPTGAPYLNNDSVLQQNGLYAQDQIKYGNHLIFTVGGRQDFAQNDITNFLPAGANFSHLDTRFTGRVGVTYLTDFGVAPYFAYSTSFLPNAGTFVFNASTGLSTDPAVPSDARQIEGGVKLQPRTSNSFITASIFQINETNVLVADSNFNEHQDGEVRSRGFELEAVASLSQGLDLHGGYTFTATDNLNDVTTTNIGKWLPQTPRNQFSALADYTRSEGRFAGLGGNFGLRFVGTNAADAANSFFIPNYTLLDAGLRFGYRHTLFSVNATNIADKRYVATCTGLTSCYYGYARNVIGTAQYRF, from the coding sequence ATGAATCAGACCTTGTCTCCATGCGGCTTTTACCTTTGCTGCACGACTGTTCTCCTAAGCATTGTTGTTCAGGGAGCGGACGCTTTCGGCTACGCTGGCCAAAATAACGCTCTAAACTCCTCGTGTTCTGTGTCGCCTTCGGCTTCCTTCGCTGACCTTACGATTAAAGTTACCGATCCAACTGGCGCAGTCGTAGACCGGGCAGAGATCGAAGCTCGTTGTGGGGTAACGGTGGTAACCGGTATCACCAGTAGCGATGGTGCCGCGACGATCCATCTGCGCAGCGGGAACTATACTCTTACTTCCAGTGCTCCTGGCTTCGCGAAAAAGACCCTCGAGGTTCACCTTCCTCTCAACGCGCCCCTATCGATAAAGATGGACCTGGGCTCTGCTACCGATATCGTCAACGTCTCTGGCGACAGCGGCTTCGTTCCCTATGCGTCGAACGCTGGATCGAAGACCAATGCGCTGCTCATAGAGGTGCCTCAGTCGATCTCAATCGTCAGCGAGCGAGAGATGGAAGCACGCGGAGTGATTACCGTAAACGAAGCGCTGCGCTATACGCCGGGTATCCAAGCCGATGAGTATGGCGTCGAGCCGCGCTTCGACTGGCTCAAGATTCGTGGCTTCGACGCCCAGACGTTCGGGATCTTTCGTGACGGCATGCGCTTCAACTCCCTCGCCGGCAAGCTCGACCCGTTTGAGCTTGAATCTGTTGAGGTGCTAAAAGGTCCGAGCTCTGTTCTCTACGGTGAACTTCCTCCCGGCGGCCTCATCAATCAGGTCACCAAGCGTCCCAGCGCCGAACGAAGCACGATGATCGAAGCCCAATTCGGCGCCTACGATCGTCGTCAAGGAGCAATCGACTCCACCGGCTCATTCGATCGCGATCAGGTCTTCCGCTACCGCCTGCTCGGACTCATCCGCGACAGTGACACTCAGACCAACTTCACCCCCGACAACCGCCGCTTGATTGCTCCTGCGCTCACCTGGCATCCCAGCGAGCGCACGAACCTCACCGTGCTCGCGGACTACCAGCACGACGGAAGCAAGTGGAGCCAGTTTCTTCCCGCCAACGGAACCCTCTACAACACGAACCCCAACGGCATCATTCCTGTCAGTACCTTCCTCGGCGAACCGGACTATGACAAAGTCACACGCGACCAGGCCTCCATTGGCTATACGGGAGACCACCTCTTTGCCGATGGTTGGAATCTTCACTCCAACTACCGCTATCAGTACATCGACTTCAAGGGCCGCACCATTGTCGGCGCGGGCTTTGACGGCGCAAGTCTCACCGACGTCTCCCGTTATCTCTTTGCCTCACCGAATACGAACCGCTTCAATACCGTGGACACTCGAGCCCTTCGACGTTTCACCACCGGCAAGTGGGAACAGACGGTGCTCTTCGGATACGACTACCAGCACATCGCCCAACGCGCCATGGGGTTCTATCTCTTCGGCGTCGGTGACCTTAACATCTACCATCCCGTCTACGGTCAAACCACGATTCCTACCGGCGCCCCATACCTGAACAACGATAGCGTGCTGCAGCAAAATGGCCTCTACGCACAGGATCAGATTAAGTATGGCAACCACCTGATCTTTACCGTCGGTGGTCGTCAGGACTTCGCCCAGAACGACATCACCAACTTCCTCCCGGCAGGCGCAAACTTCTCGCATCTGGACACACGCTTCACAGGCCGGGTCGGTGTCACCTACCTCACGGACTTTGGCGTGGCCCCTTACTTCGCTTACTCCACTAGCTTTCTTCCCAACGCAGGAACATTCGTCTTCAACGCCTCAACAGGTCTCTCTACCGACCCTGCGGTACCGTCTGACGCACGCCAGATTGAAGGCGGCGTTAAACTGCAACCTCGCACCTCTAACAGCTTCATCACCGCGTCCATATTCCAGATCAACGAGACCAACGTTCTCGTCGCGGACTCGAACTTCAATGAGCACCAGGACGGTGAGGTCCGCTCCCGGGGCTTCGAACTCGAAGCAGTTGCGAGCCTGTCGCAGGGCCTCGACCTCCACGGCGGTTATACATTTACTGCCACAGACAACCTGAACGACGTCACAACGACGAACATCGGTAAGTGGCTCCCTCAAACGCCTCGCAACCAATTCAGTGCACTCGCCGACTACACCCGGAGCGAAGGGCGATTTGCCGGTCTCGGCGGAAACTTCGGTCTTCGTTTCGTGGGCACCAATGCAGCGGACGCGGCCAATTCGTTCTTCATCCCAAACTACACTCTCCTCGATGCCGGTCTCCGCTTCGGCTATCGCCACACGCTCTTCAGCGTCAATGCCACCAACATCGCCGATAAACGTTACGTCGCAACCTGCACCGGACTAACTTCCTGCTACTACGGCTATGCGCGAAACGTGATCGGAACGGCGCAGTACCGTTTCTAA
- a CDS encoding PepSY-associated TM helix domain-containing protein yields the protein MSFFHALIHHPRKLWLRRAFFQIHLWAGVLLSLYIVMIALTGSILVFRTELTRALLPKTLTPYTAERTAPIAEILDRFRATYPDSRLENLQTPSQETPVFLLFAKDSHQHSFTLLADPVTANLKLQPHTWIYWTYELHVNLLLGEAHGVQINGIGALCLLLLVITGLVLWWPGIKIWARGLRIGFRHNWRRINYDAHNAVGFWTLFVVFWWALSGIYFAWYRQVTSVVALVSPIHGMLSPSVLTPPKPGPEHASLGQILTAVHQESPRGRLFSLSDPLLTGPVVYALVDLRAPGDFSHRDIITLSTTDARVLTIWHYGQNHTAGDWILWAMHPLHFGTLWGISVKILWALCGLALAILAITGLLMYWNRFLRHQL from the coding sequence ATGTCTTTTTTTCACGCGCTAATCCACCATCCTCGCAAGCTATGGCTACGCAGGGCGTTCTTCCAGATCCATCTCTGGGCGGGCGTCCTGCTTTCGCTCTACATTGTGATGATTGCGCTCACAGGTTCCATCCTCGTCTTCCGGACCGAGTTGACGAGAGCTCTACTGCCGAAGACTCTCACGCCTTATACCGCCGAGCGCACCGCGCCGATCGCTGAAATTCTCGATCGCTTCAGGGCCACCTATCCAGACAGTAGACTTGAGAACCTCCAGACGCCATCGCAAGAGACGCCCGTGTTTCTCCTCTTTGCGAAAGACAGTCATCAGCATTCCTTTACGCTCCTGGCAGACCCCGTCACCGCGAATCTCAAGTTGCAGCCGCACACGTGGATCTACTGGACGTACGAGCTGCACGTAAACCTTCTTCTCGGCGAAGCGCACGGCGTGCAAATAAACGGGATAGGCGCTCTGTGTCTCCTCTTGCTCGTCATCACAGGTCTCGTTCTCTGGTGGCCCGGAATCAAAATATGGGCTCGCGGGTTACGCATTGGGTTCAGACACAATTGGCGGCGCATCAACTACGACGCACATAACGCAGTTGGTTTCTGGACTCTCTTCGTCGTCTTCTGGTGGGCACTGTCAGGAATCTACTTCGCTTGGTATCGGCAGGTCACCTCCGTCGTCGCTCTTGTCTCCCCCATTCACGGGATGCTTTCGCCTTCAGTCCTAACGCCGCCGAAGCCTGGTCCCGAGCACGCGTCCCTTGGGCAGATTCTGACTGCCGTCCATCAGGAGTCCCCTCGCGGACGACTCTTCAGCCTAAGCGATCCGCTGCTCACTGGCCCAGTCGTCTATGCCCTCGTCGATCTTCGCGCACCGGGTGACTTCTCTCATCGCGACATCATCACGTTGTCAACGACAGACGCTCGCGTCCTCACCATTTGGCACTACGGTCAGAATCACACCGCTGGCGACTGGATTCTATGGGCCATGCATCCTCTCCACTTCGGCACGTTGTGGGGCATATCCGTTAAGATCCTTTGGGCTCTCTGCGGACTGGCTCTCGCAATCCTCGCGATCACCGGCCTATTGATGTACTGGAATCGCTTTCTTCGCCATCAACTCTAG
- a CDS encoding pyridoxal phosphate-dependent aminotransferase codes for MQSVLTRRSLLKNSSLALGASFFPTSAIATPHAQGSGEIIHLNLNENAFGPSPNVEVALRDELPRLSRYADAKAAQAFAEQIAAYERVSVEQVVLGEILGELGLYFGSEKGPGGEFVYSTPGYLALINAASRVGGVGVAVPLNEKYENDLPALAAKVNDKTRALYLINPHNPTGTISEDNAFKKFLRDVSQRAPVIVDEAYLEYTPDFETHSAVSLTREGANVLVFRTFDKIHGLAGLPIGYTLVPRDLAVTLRKQGIGDAESLGRLNIAAASAALADTSHVRQIRSITIDERGKWISTLEELKLPHTNSHTNFIFFNSGHPQPEVTAAMRARGVDIGRSFPPYSNWARITIGKVDENSFAQQQLRQVLNELSSRS; via the coding sequence ATGCAATCAGTGCTCACTCGCAGGTCTCTTTTGAAAAACTCTAGTCTCGCCCTGGGGGCGAGTTTCTTTCCAACGTCGGCGATTGCGACTCCGCACGCGCAGGGATCCGGAGAAATAATTCACCTTAACCTGAACGAAAACGCATTTGGTCCGTCACCCAACGTCGAAGTTGCTTTGAGAGATGAGCTGCCCCGCCTCTCCCGTTACGCTGATGCAAAGGCTGCCCAGGCATTCGCAGAACAGATTGCGGCTTACGAACGCGTCTCCGTGGAACAAGTGGTGTTAGGAGAAATCCTGGGAGAACTCGGTCTCTACTTCGGAAGCGAGAAAGGTCCTGGCGGTGAATTCGTATACTCAACACCCGGGTATCTCGCGCTTATCAATGCGGCCTCACGGGTCGGAGGAGTTGGGGTAGCAGTACCTTTGAACGAAAAGTATGAAAATGATTTGCCAGCATTGGCGGCGAAGGTCAACGACAAGACGCGAGCTCTCTACCTGATTAACCCCCACAATCCTACAGGCACCATAAGCGAAGACAATGCATTCAAGAAATTTCTTCGCGACGTTTCACAACGTGCTCCAGTAATCGTTGATGAAGCTTACCTTGAATACACCCCGGACTTCGAAACCCATTCAGCCGTATCTTTGACTCGTGAAGGTGCGAATGTCCTTGTGTTTCGCACCTTCGATAAGATTCATGGACTTGCCGGACTTCCTATCGGCTACACGCTTGTTCCGCGTGACCTTGCTGTCACTCTACGCAAACAGGGGATCGGGGATGCGGAGTCTCTGGGACGCCTTAATATAGCCGCTGCCTCGGCTGCTCTTGCCGATACATCCCACGTCCGCCAGATTCGATCCATCACCATTGATGAACGAGGCAAATGGATCTCTACGCTGGAAGAGCTTAAGTTGCCGCATACAAACTCTCATACCAATTTCATCTTCTTCAATTCTGGTCATCCGCAACCTGAAGTCACAGCTGCAATGCGTGCCCGCGGAGTTGATATTGGCAGGAGTTTTCCTCCCTATTCCAATTGGGCGCGCATCACGATCGGAAAAGTCGATGAAAATTCCTTTGCGCAACAGCAGCTACGTCAGGTGTTGAATGAGCTATCGTCGCGCTCCTGA
- a CDS encoding TonB-dependent receptor, with protein MASSQSKDSRLNVRQLSTLLVLLLALNLPAIAQTYSGGVRGSITDPGGASVAGASITLTDDSTHQTRNTTSDSAGTYNFSALKPSIYGLQVTVGGFSPAERTHIVLETQDFLTLDISLTLGTANSVVQVSADAPLVDSSTASVSTDLDQRRLEDLPVLGRNPYITAKLSGVFVNTGNPQFIRFADQNGTSTTSVAGGPVAANLYLVDGVPITDTNNRPIVIPTIESIQDVKIQANTYDAQVGRTGGGVFNTLLRSGSNSIHGSVFGETRQSSWLANDFFANREGVPRPDSPYYNWGASLGGPVVIPHVYDGRNKSFFWIGSEGYIQTSPYTESFAVPTALERMGDFSKSHNADGSLNVIYDPTKTFTDSAGTHRTPFAGNKIPVGQLSTVGKKYRLLLSTSPAEYSNGTIQLHRNG; from the coding sequence ATGGCTTCCTCTCAAAGCAAAGACTCACGTCTAAACGTCCGTCAGCTTTCTACCCTGTTGGTGCTTCTGCTTGCGCTGAATCTGCCGGCAATCGCGCAGACCTATAGTGGTGGAGTCCGCGGCTCCATTACAGATCCCGGAGGTGCTTCTGTTGCGGGCGCTTCCATCACACTCACGGACGATAGTACACATCAGACACGCAACACAACATCCGATAGCGCTGGTACCTACAATTTCAGTGCTCTGAAGCCCTCGATATATGGTCTTCAAGTTACAGTGGGAGGATTCAGTCCTGCGGAACGCACTCACATCGTCCTGGAGACGCAGGATTTTTTGACACTCGATATTTCGCTCACCCTAGGTACAGCAAATAGCGTCGTCCAAGTATCTGCTGACGCTCCGCTGGTAGACTCGTCGACCGCATCCGTCAGCACGGACCTGGACCAGCGGCGGCTTGAAGATTTACCCGTCCTCGGTCGCAATCCATACATTACGGCAAAGCTTTCGGGGGTTTTCGTGAATACGGGTAATCCGCAATTTATCCGCTTCGCAGACCAGAACGGTACGTCAACGACATCGGTTGCGGGTGGACCCGTTGCTGCAAATCTTTACCTCGTCGATGGCGTACCAATCACGGACACAAACAATCGCCCCATCGTCATTCCGACGATCGAATCCATACAAGATGTTAAAATTCAGGCAAACACATACGACGCACAAGTTGGACGCACTGGCGGAGGAGTCTTCAACACACTTCTGCGTTCAGGTTCGAACAGTATTCATGGCTCGGTCTTTGGCGAGACGCGACAGAGTTCGTGGCTTGCAAATGATTTCTTTGCCAACCGTGAGGGTGTTCCGCGGCCTGACAGTCCCTACTACAACTGGGGAGCTTCACTCGGAGGCCCCGTCGTTATCCCACATGTCTACGATGGCAGGAACAAGAGCTTCTTCTGGATTGGTTCGGAAGGGTATATCCAGACCTCTCCTTACACCGAGAGTTTTGCAGTCCCCACCGCGCTCGAGCGTATGGGAGACTTTTCAAAAAGCCATAACGCTGACGGCTCGTTGAACGTAATCTACGATCCGACTAAAACCTTCACCGATTCAGCCGGCACCCATCGAACACCGTTTGCCGGGAACAAGATCCCTGTCGGTCAACTTAGTACAGTAGGCAAAAAATATCGCCTCTTACTATCCACTTCCCCAGCTGAGTACTCCAACGGGACAATACAACTTCACAGGAACGGATGA
- a CDS encoding MBL fold metallo-hydrolase has protein sequence MRISKFIHSCVLIEQADSRILFDPGKFCFVEGLVQPGQFQNLTAILLSHGHPDHLDAGSLRKILDANPQAELLTNKPTATELASADIRASLFEDGERTIGNFRVTAVAALHASILSGEPPSNTAFLVNDMVLNPGDSFSGALDRFAGTPVLLLPIKAPWENEMEMSGFVQRMRPQVVIPVHDGQAKPFFVDHRYELLAEEFDKVGVRFISLKTPGSSYECAHA, from the coding sequence ATGCGCATCTCGAAGTTCATCCACTCTTGTGTACTGATCGAACAGGCTGACTCACGCATCCTCTTTGACCCAGGTAAGTTTTGCTTCGTCGAAGGTCTTGTCCAGCCCGGCCAGTTCCAGAATCTTACCGCGATCCTTCTCAGTCATGGGCATCCGGATCACCTGGACGCTGGCTCCCTTAGAAAAATCCTTGACGCAAATCCACAGGCGGAGCTCCTCACCAACAAACCGACTGCCACTGAACTGGCATCCGCCGACATTCGGGCATCGCTCTTTGAAGATGGTGAGCGAACCATCGGAAATTTCCGGGTCACCGCAGTAGCTGCCCTTCACGCGTCCATTCTCAGCGGCGAACCGCCCTCCAACACCGCCTTCCTCGTCAACGACATGGTCCTCAACCCTGGCGATTCCTTTTCTGGCGCTCTCGATCGTTTCGCCGGTACCCCCGTCCTTCTGCTTCCCATCAAGGCGCCCTGGGAGAACGAGATGGAGATGTCGGGGTTCGTCCAGCGCATGCGCCCGCAGGTCGTGATCCCTGTCCACGACGGGCAAGCCAAGCCCTTCTTTGTCGACCATCGCTATGAACTCTTAGCGGAAGAATTTGATAAGGTTGGCGTCCGTTTCATCAGTCTGAAAACGCCCGGCAGCTCCTACGAGTGTGCGCATGCATAG
- the xylB gene encoding xylulokinase, producing MYLGIDCGTQGTKALLIDEQGIAHGRGHATHQVIQRPSGAREQDPQWWIEALRLSVKQAVAQASGQPIEALAVSGQQHGLVILDERMQVIRPAKLWNDTETAPQNEELIARFGGQQAFFERFGIIPLTGYTVSKLLWLRQREPENFARIRHILLPHEYLNFWLTGNLFAEYGDASGTGYFDVRNRTWAAEVLASIDQGTGHLLRALPTLVPAQRIIGAVKPDVAADLGISNACLVASGGGDNMMGAIGTGNVIEGVVTMSLGTSATVYSFRNKPTASPNPSIAPFCSSSNGWLPLVCTMNATNVVTQILDTLGRTVIDIESALATTRPGADALTFIPFLNGERTPDLPSAQGSLLGISASNLTPENLIRATIEGVSFGILEGLDLILDGTSAKRILLIGGGSRSAHWRQLLADASGTDVHVPLEEEAGCLGACIQAIFAARGEMGSPETFIQICDRCSRLDDQRTASPNPVLASQYAQARAAYQHHRATQYGV from the coding sequence ATGTATCTAGGCATCGATTGCGGCACGCAAGGGACAAAGGCTCTCCTGATCGATGAGCAGGGCATCGCGCACGGTCGAGGACATGCTACGCACCAAGTCATCCAGCGACCCTCCGGCGCCCGCGAGCAGGATCCTCAATGGTGGATTGAAGCCCTCCGGCTCTCAGTCAAGCAAGCGGTAGCACAAGCTTCGGGCCAACCCATCGAAGCCCTCGCAGTCTCAGGCCAGCAGCATGGCCTGGTCATCCTCGACGAGCGCATGCAGGTCATTCGTCCCGCCAAGCTCTGGAACGACACCGAAACCGCACCGCAGAACGAGGAACTGATCGCCCGCTTCGGAGGCCAGCAAGCCTTCTTCGAGCGCTTCGGCATCATCCCCCTCACCGGATACACCGTATCAAAGTTGCTCTGGCTACGGCAGCGGGAACCAGAAAACTTCGCCAGAATCCGCCACATTCTCCTTCCCCACGAGTACCTCAACTTCTGGCTTACCGGCAATCTCTTTGCGGAGTACGGAGATGCCTCTGGGACCGGATACTTCGATGTCCGTAATCGCACCTGGGCCGCTGAGGTCCTTGCCTCAATCGACCAGGGTACTGGCCATCTCCTTCGCGCTCTCCCGACCCTCGTTCCCGCGCAGCGAATCATCGGCGCTGTAAAGCCAGATGTAGCGGCCGATCTCGGGATCTCCAACGCCTGTCTTGTCGCCAGCGGCGGCGGAGACAACATGATGGGAGCGATAGGCACCGGTAATGTAATTGAGGGTGTCGTCACGATGAGCCTTGGCACTTCGGCCACCGTTTACTCTTTCCGCAATAAGCCGACAGCCAGCCCGAATCCTAGCATCGCTCCCTTCTGCTCCTCGTCCAACGGCTGGCTTCCGCTCGTCTGCACCATGAACGCAACCAATGTCGTGACGCAGATTCTGGATACGCTTGGCCGTACAGTCATTGATATTGAATCGGCTCTCGCCACCACGCGCCCCGGAGCGGATGCCCTGACCTTCATTCCCTTCCTCAACGGTGAACGTACCCCCGACCTCCCGTCCGCACAGGGATCTCTTCTCGGAATCTCCGCATCTAACTTAACTCCAGAAAATCTCATCCGTGCGACGATCGAAGGAGTCAGCTTCGGCATTCTTGAAGGCCTCGATCTCATCCTGGATGGCACAAGCGCGAAACGTATTCTGCTTATCGGAGGCGGGTCACGTTCTGCGCACTGGCGTCAGCTCCTGGCTGACGCCAGTGGCACAGATGTGCACGTTCCTCTTGAAGAAGAGGCTGGCTGTCTCGGCGCTTGCATTCAGGCCATCTTCGCCGCTCGCGGCGAAATGGGCTCGCCGGAGACCTTCATCCAAATCTGCGATCGTTGCAGCAGGCTCGATGACCAACGAACAGCCTCACCTAATCCGGTCTTGGCATCGCAATACGCTCAAGCGCGCGCAGCTTATCAGCACCATCGGGCAACTCAATACGGTGTCTAG